The region CTGGCCGTCCCGGTCGAGGAGTTGCATCAGCAGCAGTTCCTGTCCGAGATGCAGGTCCATCTCGCGGAGCATGGCGGCGGCGGAGGCGCGGTGTGCGCGGGCGAGCTGGAAGATCGCGTAGCTCATCGGTCCTGTGCCGGCCGTCGTGGGGATGCGGGGTTCGGGGGTGGACATGGTTCGGTTCCTCAGACGGTGTGGGTGGGGTAGTCGGTGTAGTCGGCCGCTCCGCCGCCGTAGAAGGTCGCAGGGTCGGGGGTGTTCAGCGGCGCGGTGACGGTTGTGACCGTGGTGACGAGCTTGCCGGCTCTGGGAGCTTGCGACTCAAGCCGCTCACTGCGCGGGGAGTCAGCCGAAGAACTTTTCCAGTTCGGCTACCAGGGCCTCCGGCTGCTCCTCCGCGACGAAGTGGCCGCTGTCCTCGATGCCGCTGTAGCGGATGTCGTTGGCTTTGCCTTCCATCATTGGCCGCATGAAGTCGGCGCCTTGATTGGCGATAGCCAAGGCGGGCATCTCCAGCGGGGGATATGAGTCGTTGTCGGCCACATCCTGGTGGAAGGTGTGGAATACGCCGAAGCCCGCGGTCAGCGCATCGGGTGTGTCGTAGGCCTGGGCGTAGATGGCCCGGCTCTCCTCGCTGATCCGTTCCGGGTGGAGCGCGAGGTGTTCGGCCGACCAGTCGATCACGTGCCGAAACCGCCCCGCGAGAAGCTTGGCGGGCAGTCCCTCGACCTGGCTCAACGGGTATATCCACAGGTTCAGATCACCGGTCCTGGGGAACGGCTTGGCGAAGTCCTGGAATATCTGCGAGAAGGGTGCGCCTTCCCACAGGGCGAGCTTCTTGGTGGCCTGCGGATAGTTGGCGGCGAAGCTGTATGCGACCATCGCACCGATGTCACCACCGGCAATGTTCACCTGCTCGTGGCCCAGGCCGCGGACCAGTTCGTAGACGTCCTTCGCCATGTTCTTCTTGTCGTAGCCGCCCTCGGGCTTGTCCGACTCTCCCTGACCGCGGTAGTCCACGGCGATGACGCGGAAGCGTTTGGCCAGCGGGGTCATGATCTTGTGGAGGCCGTGCCAGGTGCGCGGAAACCCGTCCATGAGCACCAGCGGCTCGCCTTCGCCACCGATGACGTAGTGGAGCCGGGTGCCGTTCACGTCGGCATAACGGTCTTCGAATCCTTCAAGCATGTGTGGCTCCTACTCGGGTCATCTCCATTGAGGAACTCGATCGTTCCATGATCACGGTCGTTCCTCCGGCTGATCATTTCTGCGGTGGAAGCTCCCGCTGTGCGGGGCGGCG is a window of Streptomyces mirabilis DNA encoding:
- a CDS encoding alpha/beta fold hydrolase, whose product is MLEGFEDRYADVNGTRLHYVIGGEGEPLVLMDGFPRTWHGLHKIMTPLAKRFRVIAVDYRGQGESDKPEGGYDKKNMAKDVYELVRGLGHEQVNIAGGDIGAMVAYSFAANYPQATKKLALWEGAPFSQIFQDFAKPFPRTGDLNLWIYPLSQVEGLPAKLLAGRFRHVIDWSAEHLALHPERISEESRAIYAQAYDTPDALTAGFGVFHTFHQDVADNDSYPPLEMPALAIANQGADFMRPMMEGKANDIRYSGIEDSGHFVAEEQPEALVAELEKFFG